The genome window TGGTGACGATATCCGTCTCCGCCGTGGTCGAGGACAACAGCACGGAGTACCGGTCCTTGCCCTCGGCCTGCGGCAGGGCCACGTAGGCCACGCCGGAGGTGCCCTGGTTCACCCGACCGGTCCGGATCACACACTCGCCGGAGGCGTCCTGGAGTGTCTCCATCTCGGACGCCGCGCCCCGCAGGTCACGGGTCTCCGAGTCACCGAAATCTGCGACGACCATGCTCGATCCGTCATTCCGGCAGACGATCCGGGCCTGTTCACCCTCCTGCGCCGTTGCCCCGGAACACGACATACCGAGCCATCCCTCGTCATTCTCCCGGGCCGGAAGGAGGTCGGGGAAAGCCTCCACCATTGCCGCCTGCGCCCCGGACCAGCTGGGATGCCGTGAGTTGTCGACCCACACGTATCCGCCGACGCCGAGCACCACCACCATGAGCAGGCTGAGCGTGGAGATGAGCCACTTCTTCACCGGGGACCCGGCGGTGCGGGATCCCCGGGATGACCGGGGAGGCTGTGTCACCGGTGTCGTCTGCGCCACCGACGGCTGGCGCATCGCTGTCTCCAGCGCGGTGAGGACCGCGGTCGCGGTCGGGTACCGGCGTCCCGGATCATCATCGAGTGCCCGGGCGAGCACCGCGGTGATCTGCTGGGTTGCCGGCCGGTCTACAGCGGCCAATGCCTGCGGCGGAAGTCCGGGGAACCGGCGGGCGAAACGCCACGCTTCCTGGCTCATCATGTCGCGCATCGCACGCAGGGTGAGCATCTCGAAGATGATGAGGGCGAACGCGTAGCGGTCGATCGAGTCCCCCGGCGGCGGGCCGCCGTCGACGGCCGCCCGGAACTGTTCCGGGGCCATGTACCGGTCGGTACCGATGAGGAACCCGACCGAGGTCAAACGGGTCGTGTCCTGGGCGAGACTGATGCCGAAATCCGTGAGGATCGAGGTGTTCCACGAACTCTGCTGGTCCGGGACGAGGATATTGGCCGGTTTCACGTCCCGGTGGATCACCTGGGGTCGCATCCGGTGGATCGTGTCGAGCGCGTCCGCCACCGGCCGGAGCTGGTGGATCACCTCCGCAACCGAGAAGGGTGACCCCGCCGCCCGGCGCTGCGCGATCCGGGCACCCAGGTCACCACCGGCGACGAAGTCCATGATGAAGTAGGCCACCCCGTCCGGGGAGGTCTTCGCCGCATGCACCCCGACGATCGCCGGGTGCTTCAATGAGCCGAGGATCTGGCTCTCCTGTCGGAACCGGTGCAGGGACTCCGGCGTCGCCGCCGCGCTGTCGAGGACCTTCACCGCGACCCAGCGGTTGAGGTCCTCATCCCAGGCGCGGTACACCCGGCCCATCCCGCCCTTGCCGATCTCAGACAGCCGCACGAGACTGTGCCGCTGCTCCAGGTAGGCGAGGAAGCCGGCCCAACCGGCGTCCCCGGGCAGCGGTGCGCTGCTGGCGTTCACCTAACTCCCCTCAGCAGGACCTGTGGGCGTAGCGGGCCGGGCCTGCCCCGGAGCCACCCTCGGATCCCGTTGTGCATCGCTGAGCCTTCCTCACCATGACCTCACGTCAACCTCCCCATCCTAACCGACAGGGTGGCCTACGGACGGACAGGCAGGACAGGCAGGACAGGCAGGACAGGCCAGAAAGACCTCAGTATTCTTCCCCGGCCTGTTCCAGTCGACGGGTCCGTGCATTGGTCAGGACGGTGAACAGGACAGACGTCAGGACGATCCCCAGGGTGCCCCAGCCCACGGTGGCGCGGGAGATGTAGGAGCCCCCGCCATTCCCGTTCGCTGCGCCGGTCATCGACAGCAGCCGCAGCTGGTCCGCCAGGGCCTGGTCGGTCGCGGCCGTGTCCGCTGACGCGGAGGCGTCGCCGGGGACCGGGGATTCGGTCGATTCGGCATCCTGCGCTGCCTGGACACGGTTGGTACTGGTCGTGGTTCCGGTACCACCGGTGGTCGTCGCCGCGGTTCCCGCCGATCCTGCCCCACTACTGCCCGCAGCGCCGACGGCGACCGACCCGATGGGTGCGGACTCGCCCGAGGGGGAACTGCAGGAAATCCGGTCGGTGCCCTTGTCATAGCCGGGAACGACCCCGCCCTCGGCGACCATGACCGCGGTGAAGGCGGACATGCCCTCTTCCGAAATCGCCGGGACACTGCCGTTGCGCGGCATGCTGAACGACACGTCGCCCGTGGCGTCTGCGGGTACGGAGACCGGATCGGTGGTGAAGGCACCGCTGAAGACCACCGGCTGGATCCTGGTGTCGACCCGGCCGGAGTCGATGCGGGAGGTGGCCAGCAGCTGATCCTGTCCCGCGACATTCACCGGGATTGTCAGGGTGTCGGTGGTGACCTGGGCGGACGGGAAGTAGGCGCCGAACAGCGACCCCAGCTCACTCGGCAACTGCACGCTGAAACTCCCGTCGACGGAGAAGCTGTCCCCCGGGGAGACCTGGTCCGGGAGGTCCAGGTTGATGTTGATGGTGAGGTCCATGTAGCTGGGTTCCGAGGGATTCTCATCGACGGTGATCGCGCAGTTGTAGGTCTGCTGCGCGCTCACCGTAGCCGCCAGCGCCGGTGGCGCCGTGACGACCGGGAGCATGCCCAGCCCGAGGGCGGCGACGGCGCCGAGGACGGCGGGGCGGACAAACGTGGTGTTCTTCGACATGGGTTATCCCTCAAGCTCTCGGCGGGTCTGGGTGAAACGGAGGTAGGACTTCGTCGCCATCGAGACGGCGGCGACGATCAGGGCGACGGGGACCAGTAGCAGGACCCAGTCCGGGATCCAGAGGTCGTCCTCGTGCGGGTCGGTCTGCGGTTCAGCCGTCTCGGGCTCGGTCACGGGGGCGGCGGTCGCGGGGGCAGACGCCGTGGCCGACGCCGTTTCCTGTGCGACAGCTGCCCCGGTACCGGTGGGCCCGGCAACGGCCAGCGCGAGGCCCACGGCGACGAGACCGCGCCGAACGCGCCCGATTCGTGTGGTTGTCATTGATTTCCTCCCAGGTTGGCGTCCCGCAGCGCATCGGCCGGGGCGACGAGTGAAATTCGGTCAACCGGTCCGGTGACCGCGGCGCGAAGACCTACGACGGTCACGACACCCATGATGAGCAGGGCGACTACCGGGACCGCGATCTGCGTCCCTACACCCAACGTCCCGGCGATGACGCTGGCGGCCACACCGCCCATCAGGACGCCCGCCGCCAGGCCGACGAGCACACTGACCACGCCGACGGCGATGGTCTCGGCACCGACGAGATGACGCAGTTGGGCACCTTCCATCCCGAGCAGTCGCAGGACGGCGAACTCCCCCGCCCGGTCCCGCAGGCTGGCGGTCAAGGTCACCACGGCACCGATGACCGCGATGACCACGGCGACCACGAGCATCGCCGTGGCGATCAACCGGGCGGAGGTGACCATCGCATCGATCTTCGCGTCGGTGACGATCGTGCCGGTGACCGGTAGATCACCACCGATCGTGGCGACGGTCCGGACGGCATCGAGGACGTCACCCCGGTCGGCCTCACCATCGACCGCGACCCATACCGCCGGGGTGGTCGCGACGATGCCGACGTCTGCCGTCGCCGCCGGAGCGATGAGACCCGGGACCGGCAGGTCTGCAACATAACGGACGGTCACCGCCCGGTCGCCGGCCGGACCGGTGAGGGTGACCGTGGACCCGTCCCGGAACGGCGCCTGGTCCGTGGCCGGCAGGTACACGGTGTCCGGGTCCGAGGCGTCGAGGGGGAAGCGCCCGCCGGTGATCGCGGCGTAGTCCGCGGCGTCCCCGGCGACCATGTCGGCGATCATCCTGGTCTCGTTCTGGGAGGACGCTGCGGTGGACGCCGCACCCGCCGACGGTTCGCCGGTCAGCCGGACCTGTGCCATGTCGACGGGGACGGTGGCCGCCACCCCGTCGACCTGGGTCAGCGCCTCCAGGACGACCGGGTCGAGGGCCGCTCCTCCGGAGTATGCACCGACCATGATCCCGGGGCCGGGATCGTCGCTGGACCGGGCGTCCGCGATGGCCGACAGTGAGGAGAGACCGACCCAGCTCACCGCCATGACCAGGGATGCCACGACGACGGCCATCCCGGTCGCTGCGGTGCGTCCGGGGAAACTGCGGATCTCGGCGGCACCGATCTCCGCCAGGGGGTGTCGGTCGCCGGTGATCCGCGCCGCCAACCCCGCGCCAGCCCAGCAGAGTGCGGGGACCGCGAGGACCAGGGCCAGGACGAACGCCAGGGCGACCACGGCAGTGGTCCCGGTCCCCGCGACCCGGGCCGCCACCGTGACCAGGACCGCGAGGACCGGGACCGCCACGAGACGGGCGGTGACAGCGCGCGGACGGGACCGGCCCGTACCCCCGGAACGTCGGACCGCGTCCGCCGGGGGAACACGACCGGCCGCGAACGCCGGACCGGCGACGGCAAGCACCGCGCCGAGCACGGCGACGACCGGTACGCCGACCAGTGTCGCCACCGGGACGGTCAGGTCGGACCACGGGATGGCGGGAACGCCGGGAACAGTGCCGAGCAACGGCAGTGCCAGATACGATGCCCCGATGCCCAGCGGGATGGCGAGCAGACCGGCCGCCAGGGCGATCACTGCGACCTCCAGGACGAGCACGGCCATGACCTGGCCGCGGGAGGCACCGATGAGCCGCATCAGGGCGAGCTGGCGTCGGCGACCGGGCAAGGACGCCCAGGTCACGGTCCCGACAACCGTCAATGCGACGACAGCGGTGATCAGCGCGAAGCCGTTGACGGTGAACGAGAGGATGGACAGGCCGGTGTCGTAGAGGGTCCGCGTGGACTTCTCCAGCGAGGCGGTGGATTCCGGCCAGTTCCCCGGGACCGCGGCGTTGATCCCGTCGGTGACGGCACGGAGGTCCGCTCCCGGGGCCAGGGCGACTCGCACCTCGTTGACACCGTCGGTCCCGGCGAAGGCCTGCGCCAGCTCCGGGGTGACGACCGCATAGTCGGTGTCCGTGTAGTCGAGGGCACCACGGGTATCGATGACGCCGACGACGGTGAACTGCCCGGTCCCGGACTCGTCGGTCCCCATGGTGACCTCGTCTCCGAGACTGAGGTCGGCGCCCGCCATGGTCTCCGTACTCAGCGCAACCTCGGTGCCGGTCTGCGGGTAATGCCCGTCGGTGAGGCGCTGCCAGCGGAAGTTGTCGGCCGGCAGGGATTCGATGACGGTCGGCGTGACGTCTCCCCCGGCCCACAGGGCGGCGCGGGCGCGGGTGAGACCGTCGGCGGACGCCACGCCGTCGAGTGCGGCGATGCTCCGGACGTCCTCCGGAGACATCCCCGTCCCGCCTCCGGCCGCGGTCGGATCGGCGTCGCTTCCTCCGATGCCGGCCCCTGCGCCGGTAGAGCTGCGGACCACGAGGTCAGCACCCTCGTAGTTAACGCCGGCGCCCGCGTCGACCCGCGTGTTGAGCGAAGCCCCGAGGACAGCACCGACGACGACGAGAATGCCGCCGAACAGGACAGCGACGAACAGTGCGCCGGAGCGCCGGAACGCCGAGAGTTCATGGCCGACGAGGCTGAGGGTGGTGGATCGCATCAGTCGGCGCTCGACGGGTCGGTGGTGAGGCGGCCGTCGGACATGCGGTGGACCGAGTCCGCGCGGTCCGAGAGCCGTTCATCGTGGGTGACGATGACGAAGCTCTGTCCCCTGGTCCGCGCTGCCCAGACGAACAGGTCCGTGAGGTCACCGGCGGTGGCTGTGTCCAGGGCACCGGTCGGTTCGTCCGCGAAGACGATGTCCGGCTGGGCGAGCAGGGCCCGGGCGACGGCGATGCGCTGCTGCTGACCACCCGAGAGTTCTCCGGGCCGGTGGTCGAGCCGGTCGGCCATGCCGAGCGCTTCAGCGAGTTCCTCGACCTCGGCATCCTGGACGGTGCCGCCGGCCAGCCGGGTCGGCAGGGTGATGTTCTGGCGGGCGGTCATCCGGGGCAGCAGCTGGAAGTCCTGGAAGATGAACCCCACCCGTTCGCGTCGCAGCCGCGTCAGTGCCCGGTCGCGGAGCCCGCCCAGATCGACGCCACCGATGGTGACGGTGCCGGCGTCCGGCCGGTCCAGCCCGGCGAGCAACTGGAGGAGAGTGGACTTCCCTGAGCCGGAGGGGCCGAGGATGACCGCGATCTCGCCGCGTCCGACAGTCAGGGAGACATCGTCGACAGCGGTGATACTTTCATCGCCGGAGGTAAAATACCTGGTGAGGCCCGTCG of Corynebacterium terpenotabidum Y-11 contains these proteins:
- a CDS encoding ABC transporter ATP-binding protein, with product MQPHSPSVRATGLTRYFTSGDESITAVDDVSLTVGRGEIAVILGPSGSGKSTLLQLLAGLDRPDAGTVTIGGVDLGGLRDRALTRLRRERVGFIFQDFQLLPRMTARQNITLPTRLAGGTVQDAEVEELAEALGMADRLDHRPGELSGGQQQRIAVARALLAQPDIVFADEPTGALDTATAGDLTDLFVWAARTRGQSFVIVTHDERLSDRADSVHRMSDGRLTTDPSSAD
- a CDS encoding ABC transporter permease, which gives rise to MRSTTLSLVGHELSAFRRSGALFVAVLFGGILVVVGAVLGASLNTRVDAGAGVNYEGADLVVRSSTGAGAGIGGSDADPTAAGGGTGMSPEDVRSIAALDGVASADGLTRARAALWAGGDVTPTVIESLPADNFRWQRLTDGHYPQTGTEVALSTETMAGADLSLGDEVTMGTDESGTGQFTVVGVIDTRGALDYTDTDYAVVTPELAQAFAGTDGVNEVRVALAPGADLRAVTDGINAAVPGNWPESTASLEKSTRTLYDTGLSILSFTVNGFALITAVVALTVVGTVTWASLPGRRRQLALMRLIGASRGQVMAVLVLEVAVIALAAGLLAIPLGIGASYLALPLLGTVPGVPAIPWSDLTVPVATLVGVPVVAVLGAVLAVAGPAFAAGRVPPADAVRRSGGTGRSRPRAVTARLVAVPVLAVLVTVAARVAGTGTTAVVALAFVLALVLAVPALCWAGAGLAARITGDRHPLAEIGAAEIRSFPGRTAATGMAVVVASLVMAVSWVGLSSLSAIADARSSDDPGPGIMVGAYSGGAALDPVVLEALTQVDGVAATVPVDMAQVRLTGEPSAGAASTAASSQNETRMIADMVAGDAADYAAITGGRFPLDASDPDTVYLPATDQAPFRDGSTVTLTGPAGDRAVTVRYVADLPVPGLIAPAATADVGIVATTPAVWVAVDGEADRGDVLDAVRTVATIGGDLPVTGTIVTDAKIDAMVTSARLIATAMLVVAVVIAVIGAVVTLTASLRDRAGEFAVLRLLGMEGAQLRHLVGAETIAVGVVSVLVGLAAGVLMGGVAASVIAGTLGVGTQIAVPVVALLIMGVVTVVGLRAAVTGPVDRISLVAPADALRDANLGGNQ
- a CDS encoding serine/threonine-protein kinase, whose translation is MNASSAPLPGDAGWAGFLAYLEQRHSLVRLSEIGKGGMGRVYRAWDEDLNRWVAVKVLDSAAATPESLHRFRQESQILGSLKHPAIVGVHAAKTSPDGVAYFIMDFVAGGDLGARIAQRRAAGSPFSVAEVIHQLRPVADALDTIHRMRPQVIHRDVKPANILVPDQQSSWNTSILTDFGISLAQDTTRLTSVGFLIGTDRYMAPEQFRAAVDGGPPPGDSIDRYAFALIIFEMLTLRAMRDMMSQEAWRFARRFPGLPPQALAAVDRPATQQITAVLARALDDDPGRRYPTATAVLTALETAMRQPSVAQTTPVTQPPRSSRGSRTAGSPVKKWLISTLSLLMVVVLGVGGYVWVDNSRHPSWSGAQAAMVEAFPDLLPARENDEGWLGMSCSGATAQEGEQARIVCRNDGSSMVVADFGDSETRDLRGAASEMETLQDASGECVIRTGRVNQGTSGVAYVALPQAEGKDRYSVLLSSTTAETDIVTIPVC